GCCGCTCCGGCGCGCCGCCGCCGTCGCCGCCATGTCGCAGGACAAGATCTTCGAAGCCCTGGCCTCGTCGCCGCGCCGGCAGATCCTGGCCTTCCTGTCCGAGCGCGAACTCAGCGCCGGCGACATCGCCGCGCGGTTCGAGATGAGCGCGCCGG
The genomic region above belongs to Salifodinibacter halophilus and contains:
- a CDS encoding winged helix-turn-helix transcriptional regulator: MSQDKIFEALASSPRRQILAFLSERELSAGDIAARFEMSAP